From Dehalococcoidia bacterium, one genomic window encodes:
- a CDS encoding NADH-quinone oxidoreductase subunit I produces the protein MFGLGILKGMLLTIRHLFRPPFTFQYPEERRPIPPGARTNLLWFEERCTGCSTCAQACPDGCILVETSPERDGTLRVVRYEIDFRLCMFCGLCVEACPYQAIQAGGPYDDATYDFNALYRDKEALTAMAQEYLRTHDWTYPNGEKAPRPEERPLHMGRPARGTGTYHPEVGLGGGPLPLAIGRMASRRE, from the coding sequence ATGTTTGGGCTGGGTATACTGAAGGGCATGCTCCTGACCATCAGGCACCTGTTCCGTCCCCCCTTCACCTTCCAGTATCCGGAGGAGCGGCGACCCATCCCCCCAGGGGCGCGCACCAACCTCCTCTGGTTTGAGGAGCGGTGCACCGGCTGCTCCACATGTGCCCAGGCATGCCCCGACGGCTGCATCCTAGTGGAGACCTCCCCCGAGCGCGATGGCACCCTTAGGGTGGTGCGCTACGAGATCGACTTTCGCCTCTGCATGTTCTGTGGCCTGTGCGTGGAGGCCTGCCCCTATCAGGCCATCCAGGCTGGCGGCCCCTACGACGACGCTACCTATGACTTCAACGCCCTCTACCGGGACAAGGAGGCCCTCACGGCCATGGCCCAGGAGTACCTGCGCACCCACGATTGGACTTACCCCAATGGCGAGAAGGCCCCCAGGCCCGAGGAGCGGCCCTTGCACATGGGCCGTCCGGCCAGGGGCACTGGCACCTATCATCCGGAGGTAGGCCTGGGTGGCGGGCCCTTGCCCCTGGCCATAGGCAGGATGGCCTCCCGCCGAGAGTAG
- the sodN gene encoding superoxide dismutase, Ni, with the protein MIRVLRAHAHCDIPCGIYDPLPAQIAAMTVLRMHQLIEQLPKPGPDASKEELDRYQNSLSRYVAIKEQHSELVKRELDILWHDYFKPEHLEKYPDLHNIFWNTIKLASKTKQEVNKEAAEELVRSVQRIAEIFWETKGVQTHRVPTHMPVGGEYVLPAA; encoded by the coding sequence ATGATTCGGGTCTTGCGGGCGCACGCCCACTGCGACATCCCTTGCGGCATATACGACCCTCTGCCAGCCCAGATCGCGGCCATGACGGTGCTACGTATGCACCAGCTCATCGAACAGCTCCCCAAGCCTGGCCCCGATGCCAGCAAGGAGGAGTTGGACCGCTACCAGAACTCCCTCTCCCGCTACGTCGCCATCAAGGAGCAGCACTCGGAGCTGGTAAAGAGGGAGCTGGACATCCTCTGGCACGATTACTTCAAGCCCGAGCACCTGGAGAAATACCCCGACCTGCACAACATCTTCTGGAACACCATCAAGCTGGCCTCCAAGACCAAACAGGAGGTCAATAAAGAGGCAGCGGAGGAGCTGGTGCGGTCAGTACAGCGCATCGCCGAGATCTTCTGGGAGACCAAGGGAGTTCAGACTCATCGTGTCCCCACCCACATGCCCGTGGGCGGGGAGTATGTCCTGCCCGCCGCCTGA
- the lepB gene encoding signal peptidase I translates to MRLLALVQVRGWSMYPLLRHGQWVVVESITYRFRPPRRGEVVMAHLGGREVLKMVAALPGETVAVAEGRVWVEGQPLEWTGAQGPAPPGHPLPTGSYFLLSLAADVGVDSRQQGAVARRDLLGRACLVLWPPRLLP, encoded by the coding sequence GTGCGCCTCTTGGCCTTAGTGCAAGTGCGCGGCTGGAGCATGTATCCCCTTCTGCGCCACGGGCAGTGGGTGGTGGTGGAGAGCATCACCTATCGCTTTCGCCCGCCGCGGCGAGGAGAGGTGGTGATGGCCCATCTGGGCGGTAGGGAGGTGTTGAAGATGGTAGCTGCCCTGCCAGGGGAGACGGTGGCCGTGGCGGAGGGACGAGTGTGGGTGGAGGGGCAACCCCTGGAGTGGACGGGCGCCCAGGGCCCGGCCCCCCCCGGCCACCCCCTTCCCACCGGAAGCTACTTCCTCCTCAGCCTGGCCGCCGACGTAGGGGTGGACAGCCGCCAGCAGGGGGCGGTGGCGCGGCGCGACCTGCTGGGGCGGGCCTGCCTTGTGCTGTGGCCACCGCGCCTGCTGCCCTAG